AACATTTGTACTCAAATCATCTTTAACTATTGAAATGAATGTAAATGTTATTACTAATCTATTTCAGAAAAGAAGGTCTTTTAAACAAGAAAAATAGCAACTCAATTATTTACTTTATAAAATAAACAACAGTGAGATAATTAAATGGATTGTAAAGAATGAAACTGTTTTGGGCACTTTTTTGCATCAATTCAGTAGACATTGTGCTTCAACTTCTGCACCTCttgggcacatgaagacattatAATACAGATAAAGACACACAGAAGAGTTTCACTGATGAATCAGGAAGATGCAGTAATATTAGTGTGTATTGTTATATTGTTTGTCTACATTTGTTATTCAAATATAGTAGCTGTTGTCGAAGGGTTATAACATGCTATTTGTTaccctgttgttgtttttgcattacgtgttagcattaagctcacAGGATTtagtgaggcaaaaataatgtgGTTTGGCTCCATAAACATGTAGTTTTCTGTTTAGTTTGATGGTCAACTAACTACAATTCAATGTCAATCATCTTGAAGACGTTTTTTTGAAGATACTGAGTATTTGCTTGCTGTCAAGCAACTAAATTCACTGCCACACCATATTGTAGTTGCAAGTCAGAAAAGGTGGCTGACTGATGGCTTGTAAAAACTCCTATGTCGGGTCTCAAGGACCCATTGCAAATGATTTGATTGAAATGATTGGTGGGAAATTACTACTACTGACATGATTaccattttttgtgtgttgtctTTACACCTCTAAAACATGTTTTAAAGTGATGACTGTACTGTTTTCTTTTGTACAAGTACCAGCAATTACActgatattattaaaattattacGTACTCTTCTCAAGACCATAGGAATATATAACTTTTGTTTTACTTCATTTGTTTGCTTTATCTTACCTATTAATGTATAGTTGCTTAATAGACCCCTCTTAATTTTTCCTTCTAAAAATGATTAGTAGGAATGAATATGTGTTTTGCTTTGATTTGTGTTGCTTAAAATAAAGAGTTCATTTCACATTTAATATTTTGGATGATTAAATATGGATTGGTAAGTAACTTGCTACTGAGTTCATCAAACAATATTTACACAATACTTGAATTTTAAGTATAAACACCACCCCAAGGAATACAATTTGTTTCAAACAGCCAAGAAATACTAATAAACGTAGGCATGTCTACGGGTGGGCTGTGGTGAAAATCTGCCCAACCATTTCCCCAAAATAAACGGGCTTACCTTGGCCTGTCTTTTACTTTGCCATAGCTTGCACAACACTGACATCTAGTGGTGTCTTCTCATGTCTGACCAGACGCTTGTAGGTACGTCATCTTATTTGCTACATTGGATGTGTCACATCTGCATCAGGATGACTGTGAAGACAAATATTGTATTAGAATATCATTATTAAATATCTACTCTGTGTCTATAATAACCAAACTCAGTGTAATGTTGATTTTCCTGAATTAAAAGCGGGAATTGTTTATATTTAACTGTcactgatgtattttttttctccaatgcATGCGCATCAGATTAACTTTTAAATAATACAAGTGACACTATTTTCTAGTTTAATACAAGAAAAAAATGGGTTGATTTTTAGGGGGGCTTGAACGAATTTGTGATATTTCGATTCATTTTATTCGGTAAATTAttgcagtataagctacaagggCAGTCGATTATTTAAGTAATACGATACAAAAAAGGTTAGATAATTCTATGAGATTCGATTCAAACCTTACTGCGCTGGTTTGCCAAATCCAATATGGCGGTGGTAACTACGTATAAATAACCTTAAGAGGCGATATCTAGAAATCATGTTCGAGAAGAGGGTCTACGTCACCACTATACGTATAGCAACGTTTAGCCAATCACCACTCTTCATctcgtgttgtttttgttgacgTTCTCCGGCCAGCGCGGGAAAGTTAATGCTAGCAATGACAAGCTAGCAAAGTTTTCGGATGCTGTTCTTCTCTACGTAAACAACTATGGACCCTTCAGAGGTCGAGTTCCTCGCCGAGAAGGAGTTGATGAAGATAATACCAAATTTTAATCTAGACAAATTATACTTGATCGGGGTGAGTACGGTTACCTTAACGATCAGCTTGTTAGATATTACTAGTCAAAACAATGGCAGTGCGTTGATGTTCGCAGGGGGACCTGGGACCTTTTAATCCCGGTTTGCCGCTGGATGTCCCCGTGTGGCTGGCTCTAAACCTCAAACAGAGACAAAAATGCAGAGTCGTTCCTccagaatggatggatgttggtAAGATAAAACATTGCCGTGGGCCTGTGTAATTCAAGTCAAAGCTATTCTGTTCCATGGGTATTTAAAATTCAGTCGGTGCCAGCCATTTTAAGATTAAAAATTCACACAAACCTGGGAATGAACGTCTGTATtcttaaaacatttaaatacgTCCCTGGTGTTGAATATATTTTATGTTTAGTTATTCAGTTTGTCCCTAGTTTAAATTATTGAGTCTCACCTGCTATGTTGTCACAGTAACTGTATTTGTGCCGTTCCCATGATGGATTGACATTGCAGAGAAACTTAAGCAGATGAGAGAGCTTGAAAGGAAAGAGGCTGCCTTCACACCTGTTCCCAGTCCATACTACATGGAGCTGACCAAATTGCTGCTCAACCAGTGAGTCAGAAAACAATCATCCCCACCCATCTTATTCAGCCAACATATTTGTTTTAGGTGATTCGTAGCAGTCTTCCAAACacaattgtgtttttgtttttctgataTTCACAGTGCGTCGGACAACATCCCTAAAGCAGATGAGATCCGTACGCTAGTTAAAGATATCTGGGACACACGCATTGCGAAACTTCGCGTGTCTGCAGACAGCTTCATCAGTCAGCAGGAAGCTCATGCCAAGGTCAGCACATAAATTGCATTTTGAGGCAGGGGTCCCTGGCAAGAACGAAGCTCAGTCTGCTTTTCCTCTTTCACAGCTGGACAACCTGACTCTGATGGAAATCAACACCATCAGAGGGTTCCTCCTCGATTCGCTCAACTGCATGTACAAACTACGCTCTAATCTGCAGCCGGGATCCAATAAGGGACAGATTGCAGATTAATGAAGGAGACTCCTCGGTGCTCCAATCAATAAGGAATTAAGCATCATTGAGGCGGCAGTGTTGGGACTGTTTTTACCATAATAATCACTGTCAAAATGTCTTTTGTGATATCTCTTCCACTTGTGCTAGCTAGCCCATTTTAAGACCCTATATTGTACATGAAATAaatacaatgtgtgtgtgctgaaaTGTGAtgagtgatttgttttttttcccccctcttagTTTTGTTTCATGGAAAGCTAGTCAAGCATTGAATTAATTATCTTCCACCAGTGTGGCACAACTACAGAGAAGCACATGAAAACTAGTTAACTAGTATTGAGTCTTGCCTCAATAGTAACAATTTCCATACCAGCTTCAGTTTGACAGAGAGACCAAGGTATATGAgcatttttgaaatattttattttctttttttgtctgaaATCACAGCCATATATTCATAAATACCTAATTACTACATTCAACAAAGAATATATTACATTACAATGGATTCAAACGAACAATTCTTTTGAAAACAGGATTTCACAGCATCTAGACATCCTCCGCTGAGTAAATGGCGCCGTGGTGTGGCCGTGCGTGGATGGTGAGAGATGAGGCGGGGCTTACGCTGTGTACTGTGCCACCCTGTCGTGCTCACCCAGCCCTCAAACAAACAGGCCGTGATGCTCCCCACTTTTAGTTTAGGTGGATGTGAAAGGTTTGAGCTACAGTTTGATCAAAGACGGTCCAAAATAATTGAGGCACTTATTCATTTGCTGCTAATGAGGGTGTTGTGCTTTCATTTTGATGAATTGCCTTCTGCATATTTTCCAGGCAGACTTGACAGTGAAATTTAAAATCGCTGCAGGTTGCTACACGTCTCTATGTAGAGTCACGGACGACGCTGTAAACAGATCAgtttgttattttcactttgttacATGTTGGCATCGGATCGGATTATTAGGGATGATCCTTGGACATCGCATGAGGGATAAGATTTGTAGGCTTTTTAGCTTATTTCCATCCTGGatggttttatttcttttggCTAAATCATTTGAATTTGAAATGTATTGTTTGGCACTCGGCCCCTCGTGTTTGTGGATAAAATGCTTGGACCTGGCAAAGGCTTGTCACTTGATGCTATTTGATGCGTGTGAGGAGGAGTCTTCAGGAACCAGCAACATCAACTGGCCCCTTTActtcattttatatatatataaaataaaaaaatcaagtcaaagCCAGTCAAGTAACAAAAACTGGTTTGTGTGCACACTCCAGTGGGAGGCAAACATTTTGTTAAGTAAGGAGAGTAACTGAAATGGACGTCACGCAGCGCTATGAATAAAAAGGTGGCAAAAGGGCACGCGCGTCGGCACCTCATGGCGGCTCGCAGCCGCTGAAGATACGATCCTGTGTTTTCCTCTCTGATCCTCTCTTCTCTTCAACGTGTTGTCAGAATAAGCTGTTCTGTCCAGCAGCAATACAAACACTAAAAGCAAGGCTGTCTTTTGCAAACCCAAAAGcataaacaaattaaaaaaatggcaggctttttttctttgaaaagaacaatgattaaaataataaacttACAAAAATTCTTTTAAGTcttcatattatatacaatataaGGCTGAAGCACCTTTTAAAATTCTTATTCTCAAATTGTCctattttgaaataaaacattttgttaaTTATTTCCCCAAAAATGTGCATTTCAACATTCTGTCCAAATTCAAATATGTCTTTGTTGTAACACAGTACCACCAGGTAGTTCTTCAGCTATTATTCTTAAGTGCATGTCCAGTTGGAACGCTCGCACTGCCGCCgcaatgacgtcacttcctgaCTGGCCGCAAGCGTTCCTTTGGACTTTCGGAGTGTCTCTTCCCCCCCGTTGGCAGGATTGTCTGTGTTTGGGTGGCGGTGGTGAAgaggagtgcgtgtgtgtgtgtttgtgtgtgagaagCATCTTGTCCCACCCCCTTTGCTGATCTCCTTTCGTGGCTATGTTGGCACACCTTGGCTTGTGGCCCCGACTACACTTCTTTCACTGTTCTATTAATCTGCTTCTCCACCATAGAGCCCCGTAGATTGGGATAATCTGCTATTAGTCTGAGAAGAAAAGTATCTGGGAAGGGGGTGTGGGGCATTGGATGTCTTTTAGTTTTAGGTGGGCAGGGGGTGTCACCTGGGAGGGTAGCCCTTGTAATGTCCGCCTCTGGGCCAGTGCGTCTGTGGCAGAGtcaaacacttcctgaagtgctCCAGCTCTGATTGCAGCTTCTCTCTTTCTATGGCCAGCTTCTGCCTCTGGGACATCAGCTCCTGCAGGACCACAAAGCAGTTACAAAACACAATTGGTGTTAAGGATGTACAACCTTTTGTAGCAAGGCTCAATGCCAATACATAGTAAAAATCTGCGAGTCTGTTTACACTACGATGAATAGACTACAGATGCTACAATTTTTGTcaaacttttgtctaaatgaatcTCGGCAACTCACTTCAACAATTCATTGACatgcaaaataaatgtaactatATGGACCCAAAGTACCGTTTATGAATAATGGAGGATAGGATAGTCTTTTGTGGAGGTGCCGGGTTTAGCCTGGGTTGTAAGTTGAAATTACAATGATTCATCCATGATTTTAACGACAAAGTACATTAAAAGCATtatataagttgaaaaatgataTCTGAACCTATCACCAATTGGCACCAATCGTGCGCATGCGTCTTACCCCCATGGTATGTGAGAGCTGTTCAGCAGTGAGACTGAGGTTGTAGTTTTGAGCTTCCAGCCGTCGACAGTGGCTCTGCAATACTTGCCGCTCCAGACTTTGTTCTGGGGCAAAccacaaacaatagaagtttagaaaaaaataaaataaatcacaccCCCATCTAGTGACCAAGATGCACAACATCTGTTGACTTTATAGTCAGATCATGCACATTGAAAATCAGGAATTAAATGTTATAggttaactaaataaataaaacttaccTTCAACATATTCCTGATAAGCTTCAAATACGGATTCAATCCCTTGCCACTTGGAAGCTGGCGCCGCctcttcctccccctcctcctcttcgtcgtcGTCATCCTCTGAGGCAGACATGTCCTCCCTCGTCCCTGAAGCGTCGCGATGGAGCGACGCGGAGAAGTGCTGCCCGTTGGGCTGAGGGTGAGCGTGCGCAAGTGCGAGAGCCGATTGGTGCGTGCTGGCGTGTGACTGGGAATGCGGCGGAAGCGGCCTGCCGGGGGCGCTCTGCAGCTCGGGAATGTTGTAATGAACTGAAGACTCCTGCAGGGGAGACGTTTCCGACATCCCGGCACCCCCGCCTGAAAACACAATAATGGGGTCTTAAACTTCAAAAGGAGTGGATGGACTGATGAATATGAGACCCTCAGTGTCCATGATTGTCATTAACTTTATCAAGAAAGTATCAAATATTCTGCAAAATATAAAATGGAAGGAATAGCGGTCATAATGTCCCACAGCCGAAGGTGACTTATCCACATTGAAGTGATTGTCAGTAAAAAGAACTCTGAGAAATCATGATAGGAGTCTATAAAAGGAATGCTCTCTGAAGACGTGTTCACTCAATGAGCAAACAAAATCCATTCAGACACTAAATCAGATGATTGTAGCCCCAAGAATGATATGAAAGTGCCAATTATTACATTTCATAATAGGGCATAAAAACTAGGACGGTCATAATACAGTTGTTTCCTATCACTCcccatgatgattttttttttttttcttcagaaatACTATTCTTATTATGAGTAGTAATTAAACAGCCTCGTGACTTCACAGGAACATTGAGCTAACAGAAACCCAGGCCAAAAATCATAGCAACCAATTTTGCACCCACCCATGACAGCTTTACCTTTGTGTTTCTGCAGTGCTTTCTGAGTGGACTGCAGCACAGATTCATGGAACTGCTGAGCAAATTCCTCCGGGGTGAAGCTGTCCCAAGGTTTGGTGCGTCCATTCATGCTGTGGACACCCTCCTTAGCCTGTAGAGGGAGCGGGGGCCGCAAGCTGTTCAGCAGGCTGGAACTCCTCCTGGAGATTGGCCCTTCGgtaggcccccgggccttgtctGGGTAGACAGCTGGAGAAGGAGGATCCTTTGGTCTTAGCGTGTCCCCAAGGGGTTTTGGATTGCCATTAGGGGACGGGGACAAGGGGCAATGTGAGGCGGGGCTATTTGTCCTGACACCGTGGTGGTCTTCTGATTCTGAGGTGGGCTGGGAACATGCAGAATCTGTAACACATATTATTATTTTGAGTTTCTTCCATCCATTATTTTTCTggcgagctggagcctatcccagctgactgcgCGAGAGccagggcacacacacacacaaccggtTGCCATTTTAGTTTTAGGGTTTCTGAAACTGGACTCTTGGGCTTCAGTCAAACAATCTACATTTTCTGTGTTTGGATGTTGTCTCTTTGGCACGAGTATTTCTTTCTCATCATATTTCTTTGTGATTGTCTTCTTGACAGAGATTTGATTTTGAGCAGAAATATATGCATGTACATATTGTTTCTTTGAAAGAATACTTTATTCGGTGAATAAACTCGCTATTGCGACACTTTAAGAATGAGGAAGTGCTTTATGTGTCTCACCAGAGAGCTGCACTGTGGGGCTTTTGCACAGCGGATGAGGGGCATGTCTGATGGTATCCAAGGTTATGCTCTTCTCTTTAATTGCCTGGAGCAGCTCCGCTGCCCTTTCAGTATCTACAAGatgtaaaaaaaaggaaaaatattaAATGAGTGAATTTCACAGGCCTTGAGTTTCCTTAACCCATGCATATTTTGTGGCGGCATTGGcaacattttaatttcatcaaaATAAGGGTCtaatgtatgtgcgtgtgtgagaacATTCCAGTTTCAATTAATACAGTCCTCCACACTCCAACAAAGGTAAAACTGCATTATGTATGCAACTTAAATACGCTCTTAATGATACAGGAAATTGAGGGTGAGATGGTGGCATCTGGAGTCAACGTGCTAATGAGAGGCGGCTGCATTTGAAGCAGACTGCGCTCAACTGAAGTGAATCGTCAGCGATCTGTGGAGCCCCGCTGAGAACGACTACAATGCCCGGAGTGCTAATGAGCACGAGATGCTTCTGCTTTGCTCTGCTGGAATTAGACGTAATGCTGAGATGAGTCAATGATGATGTCAGCAGGCCGCGTAAAGGGCGCCGGGTCGATGCTTTGACTGATTCACTACTGTAACACACGTGGGGAGTGGATGCAAAATACCAACAGatggcatgaaaaaaaaaaatctacagatGTGAAAGTCTCTTGCCTTTTCTCTGCTGTAGGGTGACATGGGAAAGTCTGAACATCGTGAGGAAGCGCTTCTTTTCCTCCAGCTCCGGTGCTCGGTCCATCTCCTCAGGGGTGAAGCGCGTGCTGAGTTGCGGGGGAGGAGGCGTGCGTTTGGACTGCGAGGCAGCTGGCGAGGGGCTGCGCTCCCTGAGCATCCTCCGTCGCTTTCTTCTCTTCTGCTGCATCAGCTCCTCACGCCGGCCCACAGTGGTCAGGCTGAACATTCCTAGAAAGTCCAATTTCTGCACAGAaatcatgtttgtttgttttttgtcaagtcaaagATTCTGTGTCGGTGGGTGCTTTACCTCGGTGGAGTCGTCAAGTTTGAGTGGAGGCTGCTCTGCTACCCTTCTGAGATGTGCCCTCACctcctcctcatcgctttcatcATATGAGTCATCCAGCTCATAGTAGTAACCTGCAGAGAACACGCAGGTCATCCAAATCTGTCCTGGTTACAGCGTTGAAGATGAAATGAGGACAATTAGCGGTCAGTGAAAATGAACGGCTCCAGCTGGCCTGACTCAGCCGTAAAAAGGAAAAGACAAACTGAGAAAAACATTCAAGTCAAGTTTTTGCTCCAGCCTTCATCGCTGACACGTAGacacggcccggcccggcccttgACTCTCTAATCCAATTACAAAACACACTCAGAAATCTCTACCATTTGATACCAACTGCGCCAGACCCTGCCTGGGTCATCAGAGTACTTAAAAATATAATCTCACTACTTTGATGCTCTCAAGTAGTATGTTGAGTTGAAGTGAGCTCCTAAGTGGAGCATGTCATCACAAAGTGTTCTGCAACACTCGGTGTGAGAATACCTTTTTCCTTGGCttccctcttcctcttctcctccaAGTCCAGTTTACTGACCGGCCTTCTGTGCTGCTGAAGAAGCTCGTCATAGATCAGCATCGTGTCTGGCGCCATTTCCAGTGGGGCTAACTGTCCTACACCTGACCCAGACACCGTGCCCATCGCTTGTCCGTGACGGCCGTGGCCTTGGAGGCTCTTCAGTCCAGCGTTGCTTTTGACAGCTCCTTCCATTTCATACTGGCTGGTCAGGGACATGGACGCCCGATGCTGGTTGAAGAAAGAGTGGGTGGATTTCTCCAGATCGGCAAGGAATGTACCGGGCTCCGGCAGGCCAGGCGGCCCTCTGGGTTGCAAATACTTCTCCATTGCCCCACTGTCTCTCCTCCTGCCCCCATCCTCATACTTGGAGGGGCCGGGCTGTAGCCGACTAAGATCGTAATGTCCCATCCCCGATGGATCATGGGTGCGTCGGGACTCTGAGGGTGTCTCTATTAGAGATGCTGGGTTCCACAAAGTTGTGGGAGGTGGAGGATGATGTTCACGTGGTGGCTGGGAGGGCTTGGGAGAGATGAGTGGTGGAGGGGCACCTAAATGGGAATGGGGGTCTCGGCTTCCCACTTCGTGATTATTTGGTCTGTGAACACAGAATGCAACATGCTTAAGCattgaaaaaaaagtataaatgaTATGCATTCAACACACATCACCAGATGTGTGTACGTGCACGTGTTCTTAAGTACAGTAGCCCGGAGCAGAAATGAGCTATGGCTAAGGCACACTATGTCCTCGAGATAAAGTACATGGTCATTTCTGATCGAATGAGCACCAGGTGGACCACATTTTTAGAAGTCAAGGAGATATTCTTTAGGGAATCAGAAAAAGAAATAACAGAAAAGGATTACAGCATGACAATAAGGCTTCCATTTTCTTAGTAGGAATTTGCTCAAAATGGCAAAGTTAAGGAACGATGTGTACCGCAGCCTGAGACATTCTTTAGAGATGAGCCAGATATGTATGAGTAAATATCCTACATAATTCTTGTTGCATTTTCAAAGACAAGCCCACAGTAGCAGTACTGAGAAAATATTTGCTGAATTTTGTACATACACTTACAAAAGCAGAACATAGTACAAGAGGCGCCACATTAGAGCGATTTGTTTACGTTTCTGTGAATCTAAATGTGCATTATCTACAATCTGCAGCCTATGATGTGGTCGAGTGATTAGCCCCATCGCATTAACCACAacccagcttcttgtcaggtacacAACCAACACAGGCATGCAACAAAGAAGAGGAAGTAGGAGGCTTATGCTTTTGCTATTGCACAGGCAAGGTTGACAGGATTAGTCAAGACTGCGCCTTTGTGAAGCTTAGCCGTCCCACCAGCTGCCTGTCTGAAACCCTCCCAACCACAACTCATGAAACAGCAGTTATCAGGACCCCACTTTGCACTCTGCATCATCGCCTAAACATAGCTGTCAGTCTTGTCTCTGTGTTGGATGCACAAGCTGGCGTGGACAGAAATAGAGTCAATGTGATTCTTCTGACAGGGTTGATCTTTTTTTCCAGTCCTTTCTGAAAACAACCCTCTAAAGCTCGTCAGTCTTGGAGGCTTCAAACCACCACTGTCCCTTCCTAGGCCCGAAACACACACAACAGTTGTGTAGCAGCTAATTACAGCAGTAGCAGTCAAATTAGTAACTTTATTGCTTCAAATCATGCCGCCCATCCCGCCGAAACCTTGCATTGGTACATTGATAAACAAATACGTAGTGTCTGCATGAATTGCGCAAAGTTAGCACTGACATGGAAAGGACCGGTGTTCCATCCTCACCTGTGCAAGTCTGTCCTATGTTCCGGTGCATCAGGGTTCCGGCCTAAGTCCAGGTGCTGTTCCAGAACCTGCTGGCGGAATTCCGACACCTGGTATTGGCGATCCGCTTTCTCTTGCCGTATCTTGCGTTGCCTTGCCAACCACCTCTCCTCCTCATTGTTCCTGGGAGCGATTATGGATGTTGGGAGACCTGTCCCCACAGCACTGGGCCCCATGAAGAGGCTGTGGCCTGAGATTAGACCAGGGACCGGGTGATGCGATTGTACCATTGCAGAGTGGAGTCCTGGCGGGACCGGTTTTGGAGCGGGCAGAGGGGGCTCTTTGGTTTTATCTGTGAAAGAACAGAAAGATCATTGCTTATGTGGAAAGGTGTTGAGGAAGAAAATGGCGACTCAGCAGTGGCAGCGGTGACACATACCAGCCCGACTAGGGGTGAGTCTTTCTGGCTTGCTTCGGTCCTCCTGCCCTCTCATGGCATGAAGCTCAGCCAGGTAGTGGCTCTCCATAGCCTTAGAGGCTTGAAGCTCTTTCTCTCTTAGCGCTTTCTCCTTTTGCTTTTCCAGTtccttttctctttctctctccttctccctctctctttctctctctctttcccgtTCCCGCTCTCGTTCCCTCTCTCGCTCCCGTTCTCGCTCTCGTTCCAGCTCCCGCTCCCTTTCGCGCTCccgttctttctctctctcggccTCCCGCTCCCGT
This genomic window from Syngnathus scovelli strain Florida chromosome 4, RoL_Ssco_1.2, whole genome shotgun sequence contains:
- the gins2 gene encoding DNA replication complex GINS protein PSF2 — protein: MDPSEVEFLAEKELMKIIPNFNLDKLYLIGGDLGPFNPGLPLDVPVWLALNLKQRQKCRVVPPEWMDVEKLKQMRELERKEAAFTPVPSPYYMELTKLLLNHASDNIPKADEIRTLVKDIWDTRIAKLRVSADSFISQQEAHAKLDNLTLMEINTIRGFLLDSLNCMYKLRSNLQPGSNKGQIAD